A window of Fusarium verticillioides 7600 chromosome 7, whole genome shotgun sequence genomic DNA:
CCATAGATAGCGGCAAGCCTCGTGTCTCCTatgttcatcttggccttcgTCATGTGAGAGATGAGCACCTGGCAGTCTGACTGACGCGCGAGATAGTTGGCACGGTCGCAGTTTATCTTGAACGTAGCACGTTTGACAAGGTTCTCGTCCGGGGTCGCGTCCACAATCgccttgatgagatctaAATGGGTATCGTCGCTGCTAGTACTCGCGTAGAAGGCAACGGCTTCAGCCGTAAATCTCGCAGAGAAGATAACAGAAAATCTTCCACATCATGGTCAAACGCACATAAACAAAAGCACTATTGTTACTTGCGGTTTGGCGATGACATGTTAGAGAGAGGGATATATACTAAGGTTGACAAGTATCAAACATTTAAAGCCTATCTGTATTAAGATCGGGGTTATCTTATCTAAGACTGTTTCTTATAATCGCTACATTCAACAACGTTAGCAGGGTTTACACAAAGCCTACCGTGCCATCTTTGCATTAATGCCTGAATAGTGTGAGACTTTGTTGGTCCTCATTGTGTGTTGGTTCTGATTTCTGTGTTCTAGCCGCCCTCAGGGGCCTTTATTACTTCGTCCAATTGGCTGGGTTAGACACGTGCCATCCTCAAATGCCGACACATCTAAAATATCGGCATTTTGAGCATGTTTTCTCAAGTGATCGATGCTCTTTGACGTTGGCTTTCGTGAATGAGCAAGGGCATATCCTCGTATTTCATGCTATGACACTATGAGTTGTAGACAGGCCGCTAACCATTCAATGAATCCTTTTCAAAAGGTCCAACTAGTCTTTCAGCCTACCCTGCTCAATCACACCACCTCGTCTTCTcgtctccgtcttcttctccacatCTTCAGTCTCGAGAGTCCATCCATTCAGTGTcaaagatgatcttgaggacctcCGGGTGCCCGTCTGTACTACTAGACGTTCGATAGAGCTCCAGAGCCTCTGCCCATAGCCCTGGCTCGTTTGTCTTTGCTTCAACTGCATCTTCCCTGATTTGATCAAGTATCGTGATATCAGGATTCGGGCCTTCGCCAATGATGACACCGTTTTCTACCCCTCCCTCGATGCAGTAGCGAGCCCAAATCGCGTCCCCATATCGTTGCTCTCGAATTGATTCCATATACATAGTTTTCCATGGCTCGACAAATGTTACCATTGTCTGAGTCAGTACTTCATGAATGGAAATGTCAATGAATAGCTCCTCGACTGGGTGCATGATACCAGGGTCGCTCATTTTGAGGCTGTTTTATGTCAACATGACACAAAATCTAAGGAAGGGTTGGTCCCTACGATGATGAATCCGGTCCAACTCGATATCAACTGATGCGATAAGAAAGGATAATGAGGTTTATAAAATGTGAGACCGAACCATAGGGAGAAGGACAACGATGGATTCGGAGGGGCGCGCCTGTTGCTTTTATCTTAGGGGCAATCAGGCAACGGGCTGCAGTTGGCGAGCTGGTAGGGTTCGTATTGTAATTGGGCTACCCACCTTAACACACCATACCTTGCTTGCCACAGCTCTCTAAGGGTCACGGCGTAAACGCATACTTAGGCGCCTATGCGTGAGATGGGAAAAGATTGGCGAATAACCATACAGCGTATGAGCAAGTTTTAAAGTCCTGGAATACAGTACCTCTTGCTGCAAAATAAGTCTATTTATGTACTGGATGTCCCTTTTGTTATCGGCGGGGTATTCCCTGCACCGAAATTTATGTGCCAGTGGAGACGTAAAGATAACATAGATAAAGGCTTTGTGGCTTATTTATTATGTATAAAGTTTATGGTGAGTGCAAAACACAGCTCATTTTGCTCGTAGAGGTTTCTATCCTGAAAAGGGAATGCTACATTCCGCTTGCTAATTACAATGCAATCTGAACTGTCTTTGACATGCTAGGAGTGCCCTGCGGCGACATGACAAAGAGATAGTAATAGCCAGGCAGAAGGATACCATTATCCTTGGGTAGCTTGACAGTGTACTGGTTGCCCTTGACTTGGAAGTCGGTGAGAGGGACACGCCTCTGGTCACTGTTGACGGAGTGTGTAGCACTTCCCATACGAACAAGAGacatcttgaccttgccagaAGTGTTAGTGacgttgaacttgagagtGCTACCGGCTTTGACAGGCTTCTGAGCCAGGTTCTGTATGATGGGGCGCTTAGCAATGGAGCCATCCTTGTTGAACAGGTAAGGAGGCTGGAAGATCTCTCCATCAGCGTGATCAGCTGTCTTGTCGCAGCCAGCAGTTGAACCACCAATCTTAGCAACGTAGCAGAGGCCGCCGCCACCGATAAATACCGTGGCATCGGGCAACAGGATAGATACAGAGTGGTAGTTGCGGGGTACAGCGTGAGGCGCAAGCTGAGTCCACTTGTTGGTGGCAGGGTTGTAGAGCTCGGGGACCAGGATACCATCAGTGTTGGTGAAAACCATTGCCTTGCGTTGACCTCCAGTCACAAGAACAGTTCCATCAGGGAGAACGACAGCGTTACCGAAGCCACGAGGGAAGGCCATATCAGCGACACGCTTGACGGAAGCTGGCTTGTAAGGAGCTCCaatggtggtgatgtgagCACGCTTGTTGGCATCGCTTGCAGTGTAGTCCTGGGCACCACCAGCTGACAGAATCTTACCGGCAACGGCATCGTACATGACAAAGATACCGCACATGGCATCAGCGTTATCTCTCTTGCCAGACTTGACAATCGAGCCCTTTTGCTTGGTACCATACCAATGCTGTTCCTTGCTAGGGCCGGCTTGGAAGCACTGCCGTCTTCGACAAAGAGCAAGCGTGGTATCCTCACGCAGATNNNNNNNNNNNNNNNNNNNNNNNNNNNNNNNNNNNNNNNNNNNNNNNNNNNNNNNNNNNNNNNNNNNNNNNNNNNNNNNNNNNNNNNNNNNNNNNNNNNNNNNNNNNNNNNNNNNNNNNNNNNNNNNNNNNNNNNNNNNNNNNNNNNNNNNNNNNNNNNNNNNNNNNNNNNNNNNNNNNNNNNNNNNNNNNNNNNNNNNNNNNNNNGGGACGGAGTAGCTCCACCAATGGTGAAAACTCGTCCATCAGACAGGATGGTGGAAGTCTGGTAGCCACGAGGCATCTTCATGTCAGGTCCACGGGTGAAAGAGTTGGTCTTGGGGTTGTAAAGAGTCACGGCCTCGGCATCGGAACCACCCTGGATCAAGATGCGTCCATCAGCGAGTTGACTCATTCCGGGGCAGAACATATCGTGGTGAGTATCGGCGACCTCTCGCTGTCCGACGGCACCTGAAGGAAGGTCGAGAACTCCAAACTGGGTACGGCCAGAGGCGCCACCGAAAGCGTCAGCGCCccaagatgagaagaaaagaagctgCTGCGATTGAGGGAATTGGGGAACAACATAGGCGGCAACGGGGATGACAGGGAGACGGATAAGATCCGACCATTTGCCTTGGGTTGCGGGCTTAGACTCGACTGGGGAGTGAACCACGCTGTATCGCTTGCTCTGCACCCAAAAGAGCGAAGCCTTGGGCTCAGTCTCCTTGATGTGGCAGACCTTGTCCTGCTTGTCGTAAACGGCTTTCTTGCATGTCTTGATACCAGAGCAGATATCAGCACACGCAGCAAGAGAAGCGCAGTTCTTGGTCATTCGACTAGTCGGGCCAACGTAGTCACTGTTGTGGCAGACATTGAAAGTCTTGCCGCCCTTGGCGCGGTAGTTGTTGGTTGGGTTGGGGCAACGAGAGATGAAGACTCCCTCGTTGACGTTCTTGACTCGAATAGTGTCGAACTTGGCGTCTGATGCCCAgttcatcttggcctcgttggCATTGTCCTTGACGTGGCAGATGCGGTTTCGCTTATCGTATACAGCCTTGACGCATCGTGGGTCCTTGCTGCAGATTTCAGCACAGGCATTGGTAGATTTGATGTCTCGAGCGACCTTGAGACTGCCTCCACCATATCGGTAGTCGGTATTGCGGCAAATGGTGTACTCGGTGCCGGTCTTGGAAGTCCATGATGCTTCTTTGGATGGGCACTGCGTGAGAGCAGCGGAAGTGAATGGAATAATTAGTAGGGCTGCTAGAGCCACGAATGGAAGTTGAACCATGTTGGTTCAGTTGGAGATTTGAAGTatgatattgatatcgaGGGAGTGATTGTCGTAGTTGTCGAGTCAGCGAAAAAATATTAATCGGATTGTGTAATTATTATAGAGTAGATTATCGAGAACCACGAAAGAAAACGAATGACGATTCAGCAATTAACGAGTGTCTGAATGAAACAAATGTCGAAATAGGAAAAACGAAAGAAAGACTCAGATAGCGAGTGCAGAGAGGAATGGTCCTGTCTGAGGCTAGCAGAAATAAAGCAGACCAGGCAAAGCTTTTATGTTTCAAGCTTAAAAGGTTCCCTCAATGAACCATGCAGCCACGATCTCAGCTGTGGCTATGTTTAGACCGAAAAACCCTGGCCGTATGGATGGAAATATCGTTCACATCTCGTTCCCTGCCCTGTCAATTCTCCCCTATCTGGTGGAGCTACCGGTACCTGACACTAACCTAAGCAAAACTAAACCAAACCAGGCTCTCGGACCCACGCCAAGCCGCTGCCAAGCTGTTTGTGGATGAAAATACGAGGCCTGGAATACTACATAAGCGGTTATGTCCGTTTGTTCAGGGTCCTACGCGCCTGGCAAGACAAAGGGATGGTGCCATTATTGAAGGATGTGCTATAGCCTTAAGACACATGTTAGTTCCCGCTGAGGTTGCTCTGTGCGTGGGTATGTAGCTAAATGGACAGATACAGTtcaacatccttgacagcaaaATGATATCATCCAGTATTATTGACGAAGTGACTGACAAGCACGATCGCGATATGCCACGCTTAATAAATAAACATGCACTGCAAGCTACGTATGTCTCGCGTAGTGTAGTAAATAGTGTTGGTTGACTTGGCAAAGTCATAATGATTGGAATAACAAGGAATagaacaaaaaaaaagatataaaaaaaaaaaaaaaagaccTCCTTATGCATGTGGTGGCCAACACTTTATGAACTGTATGCAGTGGTGTGCCTGTAGTTGGTTATTTCATTTTTGCTTTTCTAGTTTACGATCAGACCGATTATAACTGTAGTTCCTTGACAAAAAAAAGCCAATTCTGCcaattaattaaagtaatgACCTATTTTAAAATGAATTTTCTATAGATACTAGAGATTAAATTCAAAACAGTCTGGTCtcttattaatatattattttttCAACGTTGAATGTTCTCCTCTCTTTTAACTTTAGGGTAATGCTCGGTTTGCGGGTCAGCCGGTTTTATCTGGATTCGGCTTACGCAGGCCTAAATCTCCCGGGCCGCGGAGAATCTTCGCCGAATACCGAGGCCACCGACTATCGGAACTTTTATTTTGGGGCAGCCGAGCCCGTTTCCACTGTCACTATTCCCATCACTCAACCCAAGTTCCCTGCACTCGCATCATGTCTCTGCGGCTTCTCAAGCGACCAATTAACATTGGATCAAAAGCTCCGATCTCACAGCTTCGTTTGAAATCCGGCCTGGCGCAAGCGAACAATGATCTTCCCTCGTTCCCCTCTCGGTGGTTCGCTGATCTACAAGctcagttgaagaagtttACCAGCGATAGCTACCCTTCCAGCTGCGTTCAAGAAGCCGAGAGACAATTGGTGTCGAATGACCAAAATTGGCTGCAACTCTTGGCAGGGCAGCAGGGATTCCTCATCGATAAGAAATGGCGAGGTCTCGATAACCACCAGCTCCTTTGGGGTGACATGGTAAGCAGTCCCTTATCAGCGATAAGTGCATGATTTCTGACAATTCTCATCGTTTAGGATAGCATGGTAAGTGGATATCTTTCGCTTCATTCTGGGACAAAACTAACATTTTTAGGGTGGGTAACACAACTTCGTCTAACACTTGGGAGATCTGATCAATCTGATGTATCATAGGCCATGTCAACAATGTGATGTATAACCGCTATGTCGAAACCGGACGGGTGCATTTCATCCGACAGCACAGCTTAGATGCAGCAGAGCATCACAAGGCTCAATGGGATGATCTGGTAACGCCACGTAGCCTTGGTCTCATTCTCAAAAGCATCACAACAGAATACAAATTTGTATGACCCCCCTGTCGGCCCTAGCATCATCAATACTGACCAGCCGCTTCGTTATAGCCTCTTGAATTTCCAGACCACATCACTGTATTGTATAAGCTGGCTGAAGCTCCAACCAATGAGTCAACGTCACTCAAGATGGAAGCTTGGATTCTATCAGAACAATACCGCCGCTTGGCAGCACGATGTATTGACGACACTGCCATCTATGACTACACTACGGCAAAGAAGACAGTCCTGAAGCCGTTCATGGTAGAGAAGTTCCAGCAAACATTCAGCATGCAACAAGCAAACCAGAAGAAGTATACAGAGCAGGCAAAGCAAGCACTTGAGGCTgccaaagagcttcagaTAAAGTACAAATAGTCATGCGGCTCTTGCCAAAATATTATAGACATTTGGTATGCACTCCACCATACCAATCGAACTCCTTACTTAAGACCCTTCTTATCCTTAACTTGTTGCGCCAAGCGGTTCAAGTCTGCTGGCCACAGCGGGTCTTTTTCAATTCCGTGAACAACCTGGTCAATCAGAGCAATAGCCAGATCATCCAAAACTACGGCTTCAGTGACGCCAGTACCCAAAGCTCGAGAGGCAGCTGCCAGGGCAGTAACGAACATACCACCCTGGACAGGGACAGGCCCGGGCTTAGCTATTACCGCTTCAACCGCACCATCGCTGGCCTTTGCAAATTCTACAACTTGGTTTTCTGCTGTGCCCTAGGATACACGCATGTTAGCAACTGAAATAAACAGTCTGAACATAAAGCCCAATGATCACAATATGCACGTCTTACCCGTATTCGTCTAAACTTGGGAGCAAACCACATAGTCTTGTTGATATCCCGCGGAACTGCCACCGCGCTGAGATACGCTACTCGAAACGGTCGTGCAAGTCCGGACGAGCGCATTGCTTCAAGGCCGAGCATGGTATAATCCTGACAAACCTTGCGCACCTCTTCAGGATCCATTCGAAAGGCGTGAGAGGGTGTCACGCCCACTGTCCAGATACATGCGCCTGCGCCGGCAAAAGCCTCCTTTGCCGCGGATGAGTATGTACCATAATCCGGCACAATGACGTTTTGGAGTTTCGTGGCGGTTTGTTGGAGAGGCCGGCGGGTCACAGCGACAACGCTGGTGACGTCTGAGCGTGCAAGGGCTTGACGAAGGATCCCGGCGCCGATGTAGCCTGTAGCGCCAACGACGATAAGCTTCATGATAGAGATCAACAGAAATACTTTGCGGGCACGAGATTCTAGATGAAATTTGTCTGCTTTCAGATTCAATAGACTTATTGAGTTGATGGTTCTTGGTTGTTTGGCTGAAATCAGTTGCTGACATGCATAATTCCAACTGtcaatcttgtccttgagtCAGCTGACTTATGCATCAAATGATAAGCATTAATGTCTTGCTGGCTAACAAATGACGTCAACGAGAGATTCAGCCAATCCGACGATTCCAAGTGCTCCTCCGCCAAACCATCCTCTCATTATTTCTCCGCCAGTAGTTTCGAGCTCTGACATCGCAACCACGGTACTTACGAGACTCTTCTGGACTTTAAGAATTATATCTATCCAGTGTTTAAATATCTACCTACATGTTTCCTTCCCAAAAGACTTTGGAGAAACATATCAGACgaagaatatcttcatcaagcaaaACAGCCTGACGAACATGGCATGGTAGGATCTTGTTATGTTGGGAATCAGTAGCCACACCGTTGGCCAACTCGAATACTTCAGTTAGCATATAGCCCAGTACCCGACAGATTCCTTTTACACCATCGTCTCTACAGACCATGGACTTATCCTGGCTTCGAGACTCAAGGAATTGTTGAATCAAAACGCACACGTGAGACATATCAAAGTCTGGAATCGGGTCTTGGTCCGGCTGAGTGAAATGACGATACGCGGCAACGTCTAGACTGATAGGCctactcttcttctcataaTCTGGGAACAATGTCTTGGCTATTTCTGCAACGTTGTCACCTCTAAGATGAGGAAAGATAAAATGCTCGAGATAACTGAGGGCCATCTCATTTACGAGATCGAACAGTGGCTGCTTCCATGGATCGATGAAATCATGGATAGTTGGTTCCGCGCCAGGTTGGGAGGCCTGTTCTTCGCAATAACTTCGCAACGCTTCAATGTCTTGTTCTCTTAGGATATAGTCGCTTGGGTCGTAGGGGCCAAGCAACTCAGGTGCTGGCGGCTGGGAAACATGTTGACAGGAGATCATGTCTTTGACTATCTCCATACCCGAGAAATCGACTCCTTCACGCAGTTGGCGCTCAAACCTCTTCCGGGGCGTCATATGTTCTCGCAGTGTTCCTGGAATACCCAAgaagcttgtccttgtgaATTCGGTACTTGCGGAGAAGAACAGGAATGATCTTGCTGCGGTGCGCGTATCATCGAATCCAAAGCGGCCAAACATGTATTCTCCATGGGGAATATACAACCAGACTCCACACTTTGCGCTGTCTCGCAGGCTTGGTCGTTGGTCCTTCCATCTCTGGACCATTTCTTGCGCAACAGAGCAATCAACAAGACCGAGAGAGTTGGAGTTTGCCagcacatcatcatcgccttcttcctgACCCTCACCAATCTCGCCTAAGCAGCGTTCGTCGTAGTAGCTCCAGTCATAACGGTTGATCACAAAAACTCCATCCTGAGAAGTGACGTCGTTGTTCAGCGTGCTTCCATGATCTGGTTCATAGGGTGAGCCAGATATGCGGAGGATCTTATCGACTTCCTTTCTGGGCTCGATGTCCGCGTGGGCCACGAGCCATGCTACTGCATCACCTGTCTCAGAGATAACAAGCTTGTAGACATTCCATATCCCGTTATGTGCGGCAATATTGTAGTTGATGCTGTGAGCTCGGACTGTGCCACCGATGTGCGGCGGAGCAACCGGGAGACCTTGACAGGGAGCAGAGGAGCCGAACCAAATGTTGTGCAAGGAGCCGAAGCAAAGCTGGCCCGAGACGACGGAAAGAGTCGAATGTATTGTTGGATAGTTCGCCATATGAATTACTCAAAGGCCTCACCAATTGATGCGAAGTGTTCAAACTGTAAGCATTGGTAGACTGTGTATTTAACTAGGCACCATGGCGAGACAACGAGCCGTCTGCCTACAGAGAGACCGTTGCCTATCAAGCTTAGACGTTATGTCATATGTACCCCGCATCTTCCACCAATTAAACAAAGCCTACCTCATCTCGGAATACCCTCCTATCACGGTAGATTACTTAGATGGTAACTCTCTCATTTTAACACTTATCTTAGATCCCAAAGAAATCCTGTGTCGGCGGCGATCCTCTATAGTTGCCTCAGCAGTGACATAAGTTGTCGATCGCGGCCCTGGCCGTGAGCCTTCACAAGTCCGTAAATCCGAAACACTAAAGGCATGGGTCGGCATACAACTGTGATctttgaccttcttcaacgagTCAGTTCCCGAGCCGCCTGTGGACCTCATAAGGCATGTTTGCCCACATCCCGAAGATCTACGTTGGCGCAAATATGCCGCAACGAATCAGAGAAGACTATTTACCAACGTCACGTTGCAGCCATGACGCTTCTTTAAGCATAATACATTCGGAATGGATCCTCCTGCCAACTACGGCGATTTTTCGCATTACGGAACTTTTTCGACGTCAcattgccaagatggacggGATAAAGACGTGATTGATTTGCAATGGTGGGATACCGGTGTGATGCGACCCTGAGGACTGACGGAGATGGATAGTCCGTCTGAGAAGGCATAAAAGGAACTGGATTTCCCGCTTTGTTCACCGACGTTCAACCTCGCTCACATCACTTTCTTTGTCTGTACCATTATCATGCGTCTTTCTGCTTCAGTTATTCTGGGATTGGCTGCTTTAGCCGTGACCCATCCAGGCGAAGACCACCgcgatgagcttgaagcgCGTCGCTCCTTCGAAGCCAGTGCTGAGCGACTGTCTCTCCGTCACTGTGCCGAAGTTCTGAAGGCCAGAGGTGTCACCGAGCGTAACATCAAGCGTCGTTCTGCTTTGATCGAGGAGCACCGCCAGAAGCGTAAGTGATCTTAAATGTAAATCTCATGTCTTTCTAATGTGGCTTATCTCAGGTGGTATCAAGAAGCGTGATCTTGAGGACGTTCTCAACACAGACCACAACAAGACCGATCTCGGCTATACACCCAACACTCCAGCTGAGACCCTCTTCGCTGGCCAAAACTCATGCGTGCTGACCCCCGAGGTCACTCTCGGTCCATACTGTGAGTGCTGGCCATCTATCCCGACGACGTGCGCTAACAATGACAAGACGTCAGTGGCGAGTCTATCCGACGCAATCTGAAGGAGGACCAGGAGGGCGTTGACCTTATTCTCGACTACCAAATCATTAACGTAGCTACTTGTGAACCTGTGCCAGAGCTGTATCTCGAGATCTGGCACTGCAACGCAACTGGTGTTTACGGCGGCGTGAACAATCAGGGAAACGGAAACTTTGccgacaagaccaacatcaacaaaacctTTGGCCGTGGCATTCAGCCAactgatgaagatggtgttgctcaGTTTGAGACCCTTTTCCCAGGTCATTATGTCGGTCGCACGACGCATATTCATCTTTTGGCTCATGCGAACGCTACTTTGTACCAGAACAAGACACTTGGAAACGTCATCTACAGCAGCCACATTGGGCAGACTTACTTCGACCAGGACCTGAtcgaggaagttgaagctcttgctccctacaacaccaacacacAGGCTCAGACCACAAACGCTGGCGACGGGATCCTAGCTCAGGCTGCCTACCAGGACTACGACCCTGTCGTCGAGTGGACCCTTCTAGGTGACACTGTTGCTGAGGGAGTCTTCGGCTGGCTGGCTTATGGAATCAACATCACTACCACTGAGAAGGTTACCCCCGCTGTCTTTAGATATGAGGATGGTGGCCACACTAACCCTGACTTTGGAGGCGGCGGGCCTGGAGGCCCTGGTGGACCCCGGCCACCAGGCGCAAGTGAAGCAGAGGATACTACGAGCGATACTGCTTAGACTTCAGCCACTGAGTAAGATACTCTGTCGTCTATGGGCATTCGCCGACAGACAGCTAGTTGTTGCTTCTGTTCTGCTATATATCTTATTACAGTTTATATCAAAGCACCTCTAGGCATAATATATCAATACAACATACAAGATCTATTCTGCCAATGATACACGAGTCCCAGAGAGATCTCACACGTGCACAAGTTATAATTAGAAATAGTGCATCAGGAGTTTGTAAGAGGTACCATACGCCTCAATTATTCCTAGACTCAAGCTAGGGATAAGCACTACGCATCTGGAAGATCCCCCGGGAAGATAAACCTAACCGAGGATTTCCTGACGTAGGCAAGCATCTGAACCCTTGTACGTGGTTATCTCGTCCAATTCGTCTCGTATCCTCTGTACCTCGCCATATCCTATGCGTTGTTGCATCCTTGTCAAGACCTCCTTCACCAGGGTAATCTCTTCCAACGACCTAGCGCCGTAACCGAGTATCAGCAATGGCCATGCTCCCAAGTAGCAACCGCTCCATTTCTGATGTTCCTCGGGGCATTGAAGGATATTCATGGCCAAATTGAGCTGCCATCTCCAGGgctttccatcttcttctccagccGAAAATTCGGGATAAATTGAATCATCGGTTGACGTCAGTGTTTCGGTGATTAGATCAAAGAGGAGGGAGGTTGCAATTATCATCAAGTCGTTGAAGCTTGAATCTCCATTTTGAATATTCTGGCTgtcttcgtcatcaaatAACAACTGCTCCCAGTACTGCAGCTCAGCCTTCAAGCCCTTGAGGTAGTCGGAAAGATCTGTTCGAGGGACACTGTACGAGTCGATTATCCGTAGTATAAGTCTATACAGGGACGTAGGTACTCCGAGAACGATGTTTGGTTTTGCAGAGGATGGATTTGCATCGTCGTATGAGCGTAGCAAATCTTCAGCATGTGAGATGAATTCTGACTCCAATCGAAACTCGGGTCGGAAAGGCCGTCTTATAGATAATAAGAATCCTTGATATAGCACACTTTCAACATTGACCCTGTCCCAGCTTTGTATGAATGGCTTTAATGAGCTGTTATCTCGGTTCCTCAAGCTGAGCAGCTTCACAGCCCCGACAACGTGAGGCCTTGGGTCTGACATTACATCGAGACTCCAGAACTGGGAGTGGATCACGTTAGCCAATATTATGGAGAACAGAAGGACAATTAAGTGCATACATTGTACACGTATAGATATGATGCTACTGTTAGTAAACACGAATGCCGATAGGCATCTGATGGACAAAAGTCCACAAGCTCCTGGTTCAGCCCTCTCATAGCTTCTGTGTAGTATCGCAAAGCTATGAGGCGATATCGATCGTTGTTCATCAGTGTATGTTTGTTAGAAGCACAGTTAGCCAATATGGCATATTTGACGGTTTTGTTGTGTGACATCATGTCCATTAGGTCTGACTGGCACTGAAAGAAGTATGACTTGTCCTTTGTTGGAAGAGTGAGAGAGTTGAAGTGAAAGCTGTAAAAGTGATGCACCAACTCAAACTCGATTTCCGTTTCGCAAAGTGGATAATTGATAGTTGTAAGTGGTGCCCTGTTATTCAGAATGGGGACCATCTCATGTGAAGTCTCGTCAGTCGGTTTAGGAGGAGAGGTTCTCTCGCTGGCGGATGGTAAAGAAGAGGGAGTTGCACGTCGTCGGCGATGTCTTTTATCAGCCATATCAGAGGTGCTGGGCCACGAGCAGCTGCGACCAAAACGAGAGCAGTTCCGAcatgatggctttgcttCGTCGCATTTGACTCGGCGATGTCTGCCTATGGACAATTAGATGACTCACGTTTCTAAACTTCCAATGCTTACATGTAACGCAGCCAGTTTTCGCCCGCAATTTGGCATCTGTCATGATCAAAAGGCGGTGGGTGATGTTCTCATAGATATTCGAGGGGTGAACTGTTATGCAGGCAATGAAAGCGGAGAAGTTATGGTACCAGGGTCATATCAGAAGCGGGGAAGTCGGGGTTTTAAGGGTTGCAACAGGTGATAACAAGAGACTTGGCGCTAGCTCTTTTGGTCTTCTCCAGTATCTCTCGCTAACTTAGTCCCTAAGCTATAATGGACTCCAATGGCTTATACGGAAAGGTACAATACTACAATTATAACAACTCCCATCCTCTAAAAATGGTATCGGGCTTTGATCTAGCACTTTTACGAGCAGTCTGAGGTTGGCTGTTTTATCTATTGTAGAGAAGACTTAAATTTGCAGATCCTAAGTTCTATCTCGAGCCTCCAACCTGTTCATCCTTGGACAATCTTTGACACCAACTCTACAGCGGCGACC
This region includes:
- a CDS encoding hypothetical protein (At least one base has a quality score < 10), whose product is MVQLPFVALAALLIIPFTSAALTQCPSKEASWTSKTGTEYTICRNTDYRYGGGSLKVARDIKSTNACAEICSKDPRCVKAVYDKRNRICHVKDNANEAKMNWASDAKFDTIRVKNVNEGVFISRCPNPTNNYRAKGGKTFNVCHNSDYVGPTSRMTKNCASLAACADICSGIKTCKKAVYDKQDKVCHIKETEPKASLFWVQSKRYSVVHSPVESKPATQGKWSDLIRLPVIPVAAYVVPQFPQSQQLLFFSSWGADAFGGASGRTQFGVLDLPSGAVGQREVADTHHDMFCPGMSQLADGRILIQGGSDAEAVTLYNPKTNSFTRGPDMKMPRGYQTSTILSDGRVFTIGGATPRQCFQAGPSKEQHWYGTKQKGSIVKSGKRDNADAMCGIFVMYDAVAGKILSAGGAQDYTASDANKRAHITTIGAPYKPASVKRVADMAFPRGFGNAVVLPDGTVLVTGGQRKAMVFTNTDGILVPELYNPATNKWTQLAPHAVPRNYHSVSILLPDATVFIGGGGLCYVAKIGGSTAGCDKTADHADGEIFQPPYLFNKDGSIAKRPIIQNLAQKPVKAGSTLKFNVTNTSGKVKMSLVRMGSATHSVNSDQRRVPLTDFQVKGNQYTVKLPKDNGILLPGYYYLFVMSPQGTPSMSKTVQIAL